The Limnospira fusiformis SAG 85.79 genomic interval TTCATTACACTCTTCTGGGAGACGATGTGATTGTTTTGCGAGTCTATCACGGGCGAGAAAACCGACCTTATTAAAATTAGTAACTCATTGAGAACGGGGCTTAAATTGATCGCCCAGCGTCTCGGAACGACGTTCGCCCAGCGTCTCGGAACGACGTTCGCCCAGCGTCTCGGAACGAGAATCGCTTTCTTCGGACTGTCGCTGGAGGAGTTGCTTGGTTTCCTCGAAGCGGCGATCGCTTTCCTCGGATTGTTCCCGGAAGCGGCGATCGCTTTCTTCGGACTGTCGCTGGAGGAGTTGCTTGGTTTCCTCGAAGCGGCGATCGCTTTCCTCGGATTGTTCCCGGAAGCGGCGATCGGTTTCTTGGGACTCTTCTTTGATGACTCGTTCAGTTTCCTTTTGGGCTTCTATGAGTTCCGCCAGCAGTCTCCAAACATCATCAGCATTGGTCGTCATGGGGGTTGTCCTTGGTGGTGTTTGAATTCTCCATTTTAGCAGGTCACCACTGCGCGATACGTGGCACTCCGACGCGCGCGATCGCCTGTTTCCAGAAACCCGGTTTTTTCAAAAAACCGGGTTTCTTAACGTGGCACTCCGACACGCGCCCATGCTAACTCTGGCTCTAATTTACCATTGGCGGGGACGGAATTTATCATCATTTAAAATTACTACACTATCTCCCGACTGTGCCAATACAAATAACCCCCGACGATAGCCATAGCTGGCGACTTCTTCGGGAACCACCATTCCGGCTACGGCTCCCATGGCTTTGACATCACTATAACGGGGCATTAACCGCTTGAATTTTTCCAGTCTTTCTAGGTGTTCGTTGATGTCGGTTTGGGTGAGTTTACTTTTGACTTCCACTAATATGGCTTGGTCAGTGTTGACCACCAGCAAATCAATTTCTATGGCTTCTCCAAAGCGTTTAACGGAGATATTAGCGCAGAATTCATTAACCGCAATTCCTCGTCGCTGAAACAGTTGGACGACGGCGGGGCGGACTTGCCATTCGACAAATTCTCCGAGGCGGTTACCCAGTTTGCCTAATTCCTGGTTCAGTTTTTCATTCTGTTGTTTGATGATTCGTTCGGTTTCCTCGGACTGTCGCTGGAGGAGTTGCTTGGTTTCCTCGAAGCGACGATCACTTTCCTCGGACTGTCGCTGGAGGAGTTGTCGGGTTTCCTCGAAACGGCGATCGCTTTCTTCGGATTGTTCCCGGAAGCGGCGATCGCTTTCTTCGGATTGTTCCCGGAAGCGACGATCGCTTTCTTCGGACTGTCGCTGGAGGAGTTGCTTGGTTTCCTCGAAGCGGCGATCGGTTTCCCGGAAGCGGCGTTCGGTTTCTTGGGACTCTTCTTTGATGACTCGTTCAGTTTCCTTTTGGGCTTCTATGAGTTCCGCCAGCAGTCTCCAAACATCATCAGCATTGGTGGTCATGGGGGTTGTCCTTGGTGGTGTTTGAATTCTCCATTTTAGCAGGTCACCACTGCGCGATACGTGGCACTCCGACTGCGCGATCGCCTGTTTCCAGAAACCCGGTTTTTTCAAAAAACCGGGTTTCTTAACGTGGCACTCCGACACGCGCCCATGCTAACTCTGGCTCTAATTTACCATTGGCGGGGACGGAATTTATCATCATTTAAAATCACTACACTATCTCCCGACTGTGCCAATACAAATAACCCCCGACGATAGCCATAGCTGGCGACTTCTTCGGGAACCACCATTCCGGCTACGGCTCCCATGGCTTTGACATCACTATAACGGGGCATTAACCGCTTGAATTTTTCCAGTCTTTCCAGGTGTTCGTCGATGTCGGTTTCGGTGAGTTTACTTTTGACTTCCACTAATATGGCTTGGTCAGTGTTGACCACCAGCAAATCAATTTCTATGGCTTCTCCAAAGCGTTTAACGGAGATATTAGCGCAGAATTCATTAACCGCAATTCCTCGTCGCTGAAACAGTTGGACGACGGCGGGGCGGACTTGCCATTCGACAAATTCTCCGAGGCGGTTACCCAGTTTGCCTAATTCCTGGTTCAGTTTTTCATTCTGTTGTTTGATGATTCGTTCGGTTTCCTCGGACTGTCGCTGGAGGAGTTGCTTGGTTTCCTCGAAGCGACGATCACTTTCCTCGGACTGTCGCTGGAGGAGTTGTCGGGTTTCCTCGAAACGGCGATCGCTTTCTTCGGATTGTTCCCGGAAGCGGCGATCGGTTTCCCGGAAGCAACGTTCGGTTTCTTGGGACTCTTCTTTGATGACTCGTTCAGTTTCCTTTTGGGCTTCTATGAGTTCCGCCAGCAGTCTCCAAACATCATCAGCATTGGTGGTCATGGGGGTTGTCCTTGGTGGTGTTTTAATTCTACATTTTAGCAGGTCACCACTGCGCGATACGTGGCACTCCGACTGCGCGATCGCCTGTTTCCAGAAACCCGGTTTTTTCAAAAAACCGGGTTTCTTAACGTGGCACTCCGACACGCGCCCATGCTAACTCTGGCTCTAATTTACCATTGGCGGGGACGGAATTTATCATCATTTAAAATCACTACACTATCTCCCGACTGTGCCAATACAAATAACCCCCGACGATAGCCATAGCTGGCGACTTCTTCGGGAACCACCATTCCGGCTACGGCTCCCATGGCATGAAAATCACGATAAGCGGGCATTAACCGCTTGAATTTTTCCAGTCTTTCCAGGTGTTTGTTGATGTCGGTTTCGGTGAGTTTACTTTTGACTTCCACTAATATGGCTTGGTCAGTGTTGACCACCAGCAAATCAATTTCTATGGCTTCTCCAAAGCGTTTAACGGAGATATTAGGGTGGAATTCATTAACGGAAATTCCTCGTCGCTGAAACAGTTGGACGACGGCGGGGCGGACTTGCCATTCGACAAATTCTCCGAGGCGGTTACCCAGTTCTCCTAATTGCCGGTTGAGTTGTTGGTTTTGTTGTTGGATGATTCGTTCGGTTTCTCGGAAGCGGCGATCGCTTTCTTCGGACTGTCGCTGGAGGAGTTGCTTGGTTTCCTCGAAGCGGCGATCGGTTTCTTCGGATTGTTCCCGGAAGCGGCGATCGGTTTCCCGGAAGCAACGTTCGGTTTCTTGGGACTCTTCTTTGATGACTCGTTCAGTTTCCTTTTGGGCTTCTATGAGTTCCGCCAGCAGTCTCCAAACATCATCAGCATTGGTGGTCATGGGGGTTGTCCTTGGTGGTGTTTTAATTCTACATTTTAGCAGGTCACCACTGCGCGATACGTGGCACTCCGACTGCGCGATCGCCTGTTTCTGGAAACTTCGAGAAACCCGGTTTTTTCAAAAAACGGGGGCGGGTTTATATAGCTGCTGGTGAAGAAGAATATAGGCTGTTGAACCCGCCCCTACAGGAATATGTGACCCCTGGGTGGCTGGGGAAAGCGATCGCTTGTTTCCAGAAACCCGGTTTTTTCAAAAAACGGGGGCGGGTTTATATAGCTGCTGGTGAAGAATAATATAGGCTGTTGAACCCGCCCCTACAGGAATATGTGACCCCTGGGTGGTTGGGAAAAGCGATCGCTTGTTTCTGGAAACTTCCAGAAACCCGGTTTTTTCAAAAAACCGGGTTTCTTAAATTCTGGCGCAGCCGACAATGGTTGTTTGGGGAAAGTAGGGCGGGTTTATATAGCTGCTGGTGAAGAAGAATATAGGCTGTTGAACCCGCCCCTACAGGAATATGTGACCCCTGGGTGGTTGGGAAAAGCGATCGCTTGTTTCTGGAAACTTCCAGAAACCCGGTTTTTTCAAAAAACGGGGGCGGGTTTATATAGCTGCTGGTGAAGAAGAATATAGGCTGTTGAACCCGCCCCTACAGGAATATGTGACCCCTGGGTGGTTGGGAAAAGCGATCGCTTGTTTCCAGAAACCCGGTTTTTTCAAAAAACCGGGTTTCTTAAATTCTGGCGCAGCCGACAATGGTTGTTTGGGGAAAGTAGGGCGGGTTTATATAGCTGCTGGTGAAGAAGAATATAGGCTGTTGAACCCGCCCCTACAGGAATATGTGACCCCTGGGTGGTTGGGAAAGGCGATCGCCTGTTTCTGGAAACTTCGAGAAACCCGGTTTTTTCAAAAAACCGGGTTTCTTAAATTCTGGCGCAGCCGACAATGGTTGTTTGGGGAAAGTAGGGCGGGTTTATATAGCTGCTGGTGAAGAAGAATATAGGCTGTTGAACCCGCCCCTACAGGAATATGTGACCCCTGGGTGGTTGGGAAAGGCGATCGCTTGTTTCTGGAAACTTCGAGAAACCTGGCGATCGCATTCCCGTACCCGGACACGACGCGGAAGGTGTTTGATGTGA includes:
- the argS gene encoding arginine--tRNA ligase domain-containing protein, producing the protein MTTNADDVWRLLAELIEAQKETERVIKEESQETERCFRETDRRFREQSEETDRRFEETKQLLQRQSEESDRRFRETERIIQQQNQQLNRQLGELGNRLGEFVEWQVRPAVVQLFQRRGISVNEFHPNISVKRFGEAIEIDLLVVNTDQAILVEVKSKLTETDINKHLERLEKFKRLMPAYRDFHAMGAVAGMVVPEEVASYGYRRGLFVLAQSGDSVVILNDDKFRPRQW